The following are from one region of the Stanieria cyanosphaera PCC 7437 genome:
- a CDS encoding ABC transporter ATP-binding protein, which translates to MAANLDQPREPLIELKGVSKSFGNNVILDHVDLTIERGEALVIIGPSGTGKSTILRIIAGLLPSDAGEIYIKGQKRTGLIEDGEDPIGISMVFQQAALFDSLTVEENVGFSLYQHSNLSKKKIRKLVEEKLEMVGLGGTGDRYPAELSGGMRKRVSFARAIMSNPETPQANPEVILYDEPTAGLDPIASTVIEDLVRRLQCSTGVCGTYVMVSHQNSTIRRTADRIIFLYGGQIQWQGNVQEIDTTDNPLVRQFFSASIKGPIRIID; encoded by the coding sequence ATGGCAGCAAACTTAGACCAACCAAGAGAACCTCTGATCGAACTAAAGGGTGTCAGTAAGTCCTTTGGCAACAACGTTATTCTCGATCACGTCGATTTAACTATTGAGAGGGGAGAGGCTTTAGTCATTATTGGTCCTTCTGGTACAGGAAAATCAACGATTTTACGAATTATTGCTGGTTTGCTTCCATCCGATGCAGGAGAAATTTACATCAAGGGACAAAAACGAACAGGCTTAATTGAAGACGGCGAAGATCCGATTGGGATTAGTATGGTTTTTCAGCAAGCAGCCTTGTTTGATTCCCTGACTGTAGAAGAAAATGTTGGTTTTTCTTTATATCAACATTCCAATTTATCCAAAAAAAAAATTAGGAAATTAGTTGAAGAAAAGCTTGAAATGGTAGGTTTAGGTGGAACTGGCGATCGCTATCCGGCGGAACTATCGGGAGGGATGCGTAAACGAGTTAGTTTTGCTCGCGCTATTATGTCCAACCCCGAGACTCCTCAAGCAAATCCAGAGGTTATTCTCTACGATGAACCTACTGCTGGGCTAGATCCAATCGCGTCGACTGTAATCGAAGATTTAGTTCGTCGTCTTCAGTGTAGTACTGGAGTATGTGGTACGTACGTCATGGTTAGTCATCAAAACAGCACCATACGTCGTACTGCCGACCGAATTATTTTTCTTTATGGCGGTCAAATTCAATGGCAAGGAAATGTTCAAGAAATTGATACCACAGATAATCCTTTGGTGAGACAGTTTTT